The sequence below is a genomic window from Halolamina litorea.
CGCGAGCGCGACGCCGAGTGCGGCCTCCGTCAGCCCGGCGCCGACGACCCACAGTTCGGGGGAGACGGGCACCACCGCCGTCAGGTCGTACTTCGTGACGACGCCAAGCGCCTGGCCCGGCATGAGCAGCTTCTGGACGACGCCGAGGTAGACGAAGGAGACACCCAGACCGACGCGGACGACCACCGGCACCAGCCCGTCCCGCGCCGCCAACGCCTTGCCGACGGGGGCGAGCGTCTCCCGAACCGGGTCGACGCGGCGGTACACCGTCCCGTCGGCGTCGGCGAGCCGGGAGAACACGTGGTCGGCGCTCGGCCGGCCGCCGCCGAGCAGCATGATCGCGACGAACCCCGGCACGTACTCGAACGCCAGCAGCAACAGCGCCGGCGAGAGCGCCAGTCCGACGAGGTAGCCTGCGAGCCCGGCCGCTGCCGAGATGCGGGTGGCGAAGCCGAAGACGAGCAGGAAGCCGACGGCGATGCCGAACAGCCGGACTGCGGGGCCGGGAACTCCGAGCACGTCGGCGGTCGCCGCCGGCGAGAAGAGGTAGCCGGTGAACCCCGCACCGACCATCGGCAGTCCGATCGCCAGTCGGGCCAGCCACGGTAGCAGGTCGTCGTAGCTCCGGAGCGTCCCGCGGAGCACCGCGAGGTCGATCCGGAGGGGACGGAGCCGGAGCCAGCCCAGCACGGCGACGGCGACGCCGATACCGCCGCCGGAGAGCAGCGCGAGCGCGAGGGGGTCGCCGGCCACCGCTCCGAGCAGCTCCGCCAGCCGCTCCCTCCCTTCGCCGGGGGTGACGTACCGGACGTGGGCGGACACCTGCCCCGGGATGACGGCGAGAAGAACTGCCAACCCGAGCGCCCTCGGACCGAAGTGACGCGTCATGTGCCCCCTCCGATGGGCTGACCCAAAAAAGGTCGTTCGTGCCGCCAAGGCTATGCCGGCGCCGGCCACACGCGAACCCATGCCGACCGCGAGACGGTGTCCCGACTGTGGCGTCACGATGGAGACGGCGAAACTGCGGACCTCCGATGGCTTCGAACTCTACCTCGTCACCGACGAGCCCAAGAAGGGTATCCTCGGCAGCCTCGGGGTGAAGGAGAAGACCAAGCCGACGACGTACGTCTGTCCGGAGTGTGGGCTGCTCCGGCAGTACGTGGACCTCGAGGACTGACGGCAGCAGACTCCTTCAGCCGTTGGACAGAGCCCCGCCCGGTCGCGGGCCGTGATCGCTTACACGTCGAACACGACGTACGCCTCCCACCCGCCGTCGACTGACTCCAACCGCATCTCGGAGTAGGTGACGGCCTTCACCTCGCGGGCGACGACCGCCGAGAGCGCCACGCCCCGGTAGCTGGCGTCGACGACCCACGCGCCGCCGTCCCCGTCGACGGTCGCAGCGTTGTCCACGGGAAGCACCGCCGCCACGTCCCGTTCGTAGATGAGTTGGTCCAGGTAGTCGTACAGCGCCGCCTCCGGGCCCTCGCTCTCGACCCGGAGTTCGTGGCGCGCGCCACCGGCCGGGTCGTCGGGGGCGGGCCACTCCTCGCACATCGCCGACGTGAGCCCGTCGGCGACGGCCGCGAACACCTCGCCCAGCGTGTTGCCGGTCGCGGCCACCGCCACGTCGGCGGTGTGCTCGCGGAGTTCGAACGAGCCCATCAGTTCCGCCCACCGCGGTCGTCGTTGGCCTCCTCCGCGGGGCGCTGTTCGGTGTCGTCCCGGTCGGTCTCCTCGCGGTCGGCCAACGCCGCCGGTCGCGCCTCCGTCGACTCGCGGTTTCGCTCCTCGCGGTCGGCCATCTCCGCCGGCCGCTCCTCCGTCGACTCGCGGTTCTTCGCCGCCCTGTCGGCCATCTCCGCCGGCCGCTCCTCCGTCGACTCGCGGTTCTCGGCCGCTCGGTCAGCCATCTCGGCGGGCCGTTGCTCGGTCGAGTCGGCCTCGTTGGCGTAGCGCCCGGCTTCCTCGGCCGGCGTGACGCTCGCGTCGTCGGTGTCCACGCCGTGGGCCCGTTCCGCGGGCGTGTCGGCGTCTGCGGCGGGGCCCTCAGCTTCCGGGCGTTCCCGTCGGGCAATGTCGTCGGGCGTCGTCGCCCGTGCCGGCTCGACGGACTCGTCGTACGTGTCGGGGCGCTCGGTGCTGACGGGGTCGGACCGGCGGACCGATGGCGACTCCTTCTCGGGGTCGAACTGCTGGTCGGCGTGTTCGACGCCCGCGAGGTCGCGGAGCTGTTCCTCGGACATCCCGTTGCTCGTGGCCCCGTCGCTCCCTGCGACCGCGACGCCGCTGGTGACGATAGCGCGGATCCCCTCCTCCACGGTCATCTCCACGTCCATCACGCGGTCGGCGGGCATGTGGACCAAGTGCCCACCCATGACCGGGTTGGGCGCGAGCGGGAGGAACAGCGTCAGCATCTCGGCGTGGCCCGCCGGGTCGGACAGCGACGACGGCGTCTCGGTGGTGACGAAGCCGAGCGTGTACGCGCCCTCGTGGGGGAACTCAACGAGCTTCACGTCACGGAAACTCTGGGTATCGGACTCCAGCATCACGTCGCTCATCTGCCGGAAGGAGTCGTAGACGCCGCCGACGGCGGGGATCTGGGAGATGAAGTAGTCGAAGTAGTCGACCGCACGCTCGCCCCACTTGGTGGTGTTGGTGAAGATGCCGACCACCATGATGATGACGAGCAGGATCACCGGCGTCACCAGTTGGATGACAAACACGCCGACCGGGATGTCGCCGATGACCGGGAGCATGATCTCCTCGTCGGCGGCGACGATCCCCTGGGCGAACAGCGAGAGGTAGTCGTAGACGTACTGGAACGCGACCGCCAGTACGATGACGGTGACCAGCATCGGCACGACGACCGCGAGGCCGGTGATGAACGACTCCCGGAGCGTCTCGCGGGTCGACTTCCTGACGCGCTGGTCCATCCGCAGGTCCGACTCGTCCATTCGTGCACACCAACGCAGTGACCCCCGCTAAAGCCTTCGGCCCCGTGTGGCGCTGAAGTAACCCACACGGGCTGCCACGACGCCCACCACGCGTACCCGGCGAGCCGTCGACGAACGCTGCATGGCACCGAGAGACGGACTGCTCGTCGGCGCGCTCGGGATCCCGGGCGTCTGAACGCCGACCGCTCCCCAGCGTTTATCTCCTGTCCGTTCCCGGCGTCGCGTATGTACGGACGGGTTCTCGTCCCGACGGACGGCAGCGACCACAGCCGAGCGGCCGCCGAACACGCGATGGACCTCGCCGCCCAGTTCGATGCGAGCGTCGACGCGCTGTTCGTCGTGGAACAGGCCGGCCCCAGCGGCCACTGGGACTTCGAGGTGGAGAAGCAGGAGGCGGTCGGCGAGCGAGCCCTCGACGGCGTCGCCGAACTCGGCGCGGAGCGCGGTGTCCCCGTCGAGCGTCACCTCCGGCGGGGCGTGCCGGCCGAGGAAATCGTCGACGCCGCGGACGACTACGGCGTCGACCTGATCGTCATGGGGACCCAGGGCCGCACCGGGTTCGCCCGTATCGCCAGCGCCGGCAGCACGACCGAGCGCGTCGTTCGGCTGACCGGGGTCCCGACGACGGTCGTCGGCGGGGCCGGTGTCGGCGAGGAGTAACGCCGCCGTCAGGCGACCGCGTCGGCGATCAGCATCAGCCCCGCGATGACGGTGACGCTCCCGACGAGGAAGCCGACGAACGCCGCGTTCTCGTCCATCTCGATGTCCGCTGGCCGTTGGTTCGTTCCCGCGGACGTGAGCCAGCGGTTGAGCCAGTCGATTGCCGGGTGATCGATCGCCACCAGCGCGCCGCCAACGAGCAGGAACAGCCCGAACGCGGCCTGTCCGATCTCGACCATGGCTGGAGAGATGTCGGAAAGGTGGATAGTTCTGTTCGTCCGTTCTCGGGAAGCGCCGCCGTGAGCGGCTACACGACCACGGCAACACGCTCCCAGCACCGAAGCGGAGGTCGCTGCAGGTCACCAGCCGTCGACGGGCTACGTCCGACTGGCAGACGAGAGCTCCGCTCTCGTCGACGCGATCGGCTTACTGCGTCGCGTAGCTTTCCGTCACCGGCTCGTCGTCGAGTTCGGCCGCCGTCGGCTCGAACTCCTCGCGGTGGACGATGTCGTCGACGGTGCGGCGGAACTTCCGCGGGCTGTTGGTGTCCTCGGCGTTGGGCGCGGCGTGACCCATCGTGACCAGCATCACGGGCTCGTACTGCTCGTCGATGTCGAACGCGTCGTGCAACGCATCGGGGTCGAAGCCGCCGATGGGGCAGGTCGACAGGCCTTGGGCACGCGCGGCGTGCATCAGGGTCATCGCCGCCAGCGCGGTGCTGTTGGTGGCCCAGGTCCGGTTGGTCTCCTCGTCGCGCTCGGCCATCCCCTCGAACGTCTCGAGGAGGTTCTCCTTTGCCTCCTCGGTGGGGAGGTAGCCCTTCCGGAGTTGGTCCTCGGCGACGGCCTCGCCGTGCGTGCTGGGGTCGGTGTTTGCGAGCACCGCGATCGCGACGGGCGCGTCGGTGACGTGTTCCTGCCCGTACGCGACCTCCTGTAGGCGCTCGCGGTTCCCGTCCTCGGTCAGCACGAGGAACTCCCACGGCTGGAGGTTGAAACTGGACGGGCTGTAGCGAACCTGCTCGAAGACGGCCTCGATGGTGTCGTCGTCGACCGGTTCGTCGCTGTACTCGTGGACGCTGCGGCGGGTGAGAACGGCGTCGTCGAACTCCATGCTCGGGTAACGCCGGCGAACGTTTTGTACTTTGTCGACGTGCGCGTAATCAGGTTGCGTGTGTGTCAGCAGCGCACGCTAACACGCCGCATCTCCGCCTCAGCGGACGACGGTGACCGGGATGGGCGACTCCCGGACCACCTTCTCCGCGACGCTGCCCAGGATCATCCGCGAGACGCCGGTGCGGCCGTGGCTACCGATGACGAGGTGGTCGAACTCGGGCGCGTCGACGTCCTCGCTCTCGCCGGCGGCGACCTCGACGATGGCTTGTGGCGGGCGACCCACGGCGGTCTCGGTGCGGAGGTCGCCGTCGAAGTCGGCTTCCGCCTCCTCGAACAGTTCCGCGGCCTCCTCCTGTGCCTGCTCGAACCACTCCTCGCCGCCGCTGGGGATCCCGACGCCGGCGCTGTAGCCGGCCTCGACTGGGTTGATGACGTACAGCAGCGTGATGTCGTGCTCGCCCCACTCCTCGGCGACGAACTCCAGTGCTTCCTCGGCCTGTGGCGTCCCGTCGTAGGCGACGAGTATGCGCTTGGTCATGCCCGGTCGTTCGACGGCCTGTGTGAAAAGCGAGGTGGCGGACCCGGGGGCAGTTGCCGGTGACTGCGCCGCGGTCGCGGCGCAGTCCCCCGGAGGACCGGGCGAACCATGTCACCAATAGTTTGATAACGAGTGGCAAGTCCGTTGGTAACATGACGTATTCGAGACGTACGGTTCTCCGCGGGTTGAGCGCGGCAGCGTTCGCTGGGGCAGCGATCGGTGCCGAAACCCGAACCGTCGAGGCGACGGACCACCCGTGGTCACAGACCAATCGCGGCCCCCGGCAGACGACGTATCGGGCGGCGGCCGGCGGGCCGGTCGACCGTGGGTTCGCGTGGGAACAGACGGACCGATCGGGGACAGGGCCTAGTGGGTTCGCCCGGATGGGCGTTACCGACGGCGAACAGGCCTACTTGGCTGGCGAGGGGCTCTACGCGCTCGATCCAACGACGGGCGAGATCGCCTGGAACGCGCTGACCGACGAGGATACGACGACGCGGGCACCGCCGCTGGTCCGTGACGAGACCCTGTATTACGCCGTCGATGGCGGGGAGTTCGGTGCGCTCGACACCGCCAACGGTGATTCCCGGTGGACGCTCTCGCTGCACGAGGAGGCGAAGCCGTGGGGGCTGACCAGTCGCGGTGGCACGGTGTACGTCAGCGGCTACCTGCTCGGCGACAGCAGCCGTAACGGCTACCTCGCCGCCGTCGACACGACGGAACAGGACGTCGAGTGGGAGGCGACGCCGGCTGACTGGATCTCCCCGATGGCCGTGGGACCGGATCGGCTGTTCGGGACCGTCAACTTCGGCTCGTTCCAAGCGCGCGACCGCTCGACCGGCGAACGCCTGTGGCAGGTCGAGTTCCCGAGCGAGGGGATCGTGTACGCGCCCGCGCTGGGCGAGGAAGGCTGTTTCGTCCCGCGACAGGGGGGCCTCACACTGGTCTCCCGCGACGGCGAGCCGTTGTGGAACGCGTCGACCCAGGGCTACGGGCCCGATTCGCCGGTACTCACCGACGAACTCGCTATCGTCGCCTACACGAACGGCCCGTCGAAGGCGACGGCTCGGCTCACGGCGTTCGAGCGCACGACTGGCGAGGTACGCTGGACCGTTCAGGCGGACGAACGGTCGTTCCGAAAGCCCGTCGCCGTGGGCGACACCGTCTACGTCGGCGCTCGCAGCGGGCGGCTGTTCGCGTACGCGGTGGACTCCGGCGAGCGCCGTTGGGTTGCCGAGAGCGACGTAACCCACCCGACCGCCTCGCTGATCGTCGGCGACACTGCCGTCGTGGCCACCCAAACGGGCGGGACGGTCTACGGCCTGAGGGCCGACGGTACGGAACTCCCGAACGCGACCGTCGACGGCCCCGACACGGCCCTGGCCGGCCGTGAGGTGACGTTCGACGCCAGCGGGTCGACGGACCCTGACGGCTCGGTCGAGCGCTACGAGTGGACGATCTACCGGAGTCCTCGGTACGGTGACGAGTACGAGGAAGTCGGGACGGCGACGGGCGAGACGCTGACACGAACGTTCGACAAGGAAGGACGCTACGACCTGCTCCTCCGGGCCGTCGACGACGAGGGGCTGTCGGCCAGGGTGCAGCACCGAATCGACGTCCAGCCCATCCGCCTGGAACTGAGCCGTGAGAGCCTCGTCCCGGAGAGCGGACTGGTCGAGCGACTCCCCGGCGTGCCGTTCACCGCGACGTTCGCCGTCAGGAACAACGGCGGACGGGCGGTGAACGCGACCCTCTCCCTGTCGCTGCCGGACTCGCTACCCGTCCAGGAGCACACCGACGCCGACGGGACGTGGACTGGCGGCGGGTGGGAGTGGGAGTCGATCGCTCCCGGCGGGTCCCAGACCGTGTCGCTGACGCTGGCGCCGCCGGAAAACGCCGATACGGGCCAGCACTCGGTCGGGGCGACGCTCCGGACCGACCCCGGCGGTACGCTCGCGGAACAGGAGTATCGACTCACCATCGTCGGCGAGGCGACGACGGTCCGTGACCAGTTCGTCGGCGACGACGGTAGCGTCACCGCCACGCAGGTCCAGCAGGCGCTCGCCTACTGGGAGGCCGACCAGATCGTCGGCGGCACCGGCGGGGAGACGGTGAGCGACCAGCTACTACTCGAACTCATTCGGATGTACCGTAACGGGGGTGGTGCCTGATGCGTCGTCGTGTGCTGCTCGGACTCGTGCTAGCGGCGGCGGTCCTCGGCGCGACTGCGTCAGGAGCCACCGCAGCGACCGGCGAACTCTCGACGACACCGACGGCGATCGAAGCGGACCCGGGTGACCGCGTCGAAGTGGCGCTGACGCTCGGCCACACCGGGTCGAACACCACAGCCTACATCGTCGACGCCGACCTACCTGCGGAGTTCGCCGCCGGGAACGGCAGCGCCGGTCTGACACAGGAGGGCGACGCGAAGTGGCTGCTCGGGACGGTCGAACCCGGCGCCACCATCGAGATGACGTTCGACCTCCACGTGCCCGAGAGCGCCGCCGGGAGCTACGAAGTGCCGATCGTGGCGAAAACCGCCGACGGGGTACAGGCCCGGGCGACACTGACCGTCGAAACGCCCGGGGAACGGACCGAGCGTAGCGCGACGACGACGGCCGCTGATGGGGCGGCTGGAACCGACGAGGCGGCCGGGACAGACGGGGCGGCCGGGACCGACACCGCCGAGACAGCAAACACCGACGGCACGACCGAAGCCACCGACGGCGACGTGGGACAGGCCTCGGCTAGCGCGTCGAGCGCACCCGGGTTCGGCGCCGCCACCACGCTGGTCGCACTCGTCGTGGCGATCGTCGCTGCCGGCCGGGAGGTCGAGTGAACAGGCAGACACGGTCGTTGAGTCGGCTCCGGGAGACCGAGACGGTGGGCGGCGCTCAGCCGTGCGCCGGATGCGGTTTCACTCGCCGTGGCGAGTGACACACTCCGAGAGCCCGATCAGCTCCACCGGCTCGGAGTTGTCCGGCGAGTAGACCACCATCTGGCCCTTCTCCATGTAGGGCACCTTCTGGGCCAACGCCGAGGGGATGTTGACCGAGGAGATGGCGTCCTCGTCGCCGAGGTTGAGCACGACCTTCGAGTTCACCTGTTTGAACACCGGCTCGGCGATGTCCTGTGGGTCCTGCGTGATCAGGAACAGACCGAGGCGCTCCTTCCGGCCCTGTTTGGCGGCCTCGGTGAACTTCTGGACGACCTTCTGGGCCTGTACGTTGTCGGCGTTCGAGAGGAAGTTGTGGGCCTCGTCCATCCCGAGCACCAGCGGCGTCTCCTTGATGCGCTCGCTGTTCGGGGAGTTCGAGAGCTTGTCGTCGACGAGCAGCGAGGAGACCGCGAGGACGAACATCTCCTTGGCCCGCGAGGTCGAGAGGTGGTAGGTCGGCACGACCGTCAGGCCGCCGGGGCGGACCAGTTCGTGGTCCAGTTCGGTGATCGGTCGGGCGTCCTGATCGAAGATGCCGTTGGGGATTCCCCGAACGCGGCGCTTGACGGCGTCGAAGGTGGCCTCGTGGACCCGGCCCGACTCGTGAAGTTCCTCCTGTAGCCCCGGGTCGTCGAGGTAGCTGAGGAACTGCTGGTAGGTTCCGTTGTGGCCGTAGTCGCTGAAGAAGCGGTTGAGCAGCGTCAGGAGCGCGGGGTACTGGTTGTCGTTCAAGCCGCCGCCGGCGACGAGCCACGGCATATCGTACTCGTCGACGACCGAGAACGGGATGGTGAAGCGCACCTGCTCGGCGCGGTGGTTCTCGCCGCCGTAGCTCACGCCGTCCTCGACGGGGACCAGCGCGATGGTGTCGTCGTGGCCGCCGTGGGCGATCCCCTCCCGGTCGAGCTGCCGAGCGAACTGGTCGCTCATCCCGGGGTTGTCGTCGTGCATCTGGGCGTACTCGTCCTGCGGGTCGAACTGGACCACCGCGGGCGAGACCGCCCGGCCGTCGTCCATCGGGTAGGATCGGTCCTCGGCGAGATACTGCCGCAGGACGTTCTTCGAGGCGTGAGTCTTCCCCGATCCGGTGCCGCCGGCGACGAGCGTGTGGCGGAACACGAGCGGGTCGCCCTCGGCGTAGTCGTCCTTCACGCGGTAGTCGACGGTCGGAGGCTCCGCCGCGGTACGGACCTTCTCCCCGCCAACGGAGAGGTGTCCGAGGAACACGCCGTCGCCGGGGATCTTCAGGCCGGTCTTGATCTGCTCCTCGTCGGCGGCCTCGCGGGCGAGCGCGCCGGGCTTGGGCACGCGGTCGGTCATCCGTCGCTTGAGTTCGCCGCCCTCCTCGTAGATGACGGCGACCGGCTCCAACTCGGCCATGAACTTGTAGTCGCGCTCCTCGAACCCCTCGCGGCGCATCTGCCGGCGGGCGTGGATCTCGGTTGCGTCGTCGGACTGGAACTCCTGGGCGTACTCCAGGGCGGCGATCGAACAGAACAGCGTCTCGTCGTCGGGGTAGGGGACGAGCAGGTAGCTCCCGAGCCGGACGGACTCTCGGTTCCCGGTCGTGATGAACGCCCGCAGCCGCGTCTCGTCGCCGTCCTGTGAGACACGGAGGCCCTGTGACACCGAGACGGTCCCGAGGCCCGCGTCGCTGCCGGCCGGTTCGGCGTCGTAGCGCTCGAAGTCGGCGTCGGTGTCGGCGTCGCCGGTGTCGCCGCCGACGCTCGCGGCGCCGTCGGCCGTCCCGGCATCGTCTCCGGCGCCGTTCGCGGCCGGGTCGTCGTCGCCGCCGTCGAAGTCGGTGAAGTCCCCGAGGTCACCCGAATCGCTCATGGACCGGAGGTGGGCGGCTCCCGGCATACGCCTTTCCCCTGCCTCCGACGGCGCGGCCCGCCGCAGCCCGGTCGGCCGTGGGCAGCACTCCTAAAGGCCCCGCCGGGTTAGGTGATGTATGATCCACGTCCACGGCAGCGGCGGCGGGACGGCCCTCACCGGCACGGTGTTCGAGCGCGGCGAGGAGCCGCCGTCCTACAAGGGTGCACCGGACGAGGACGCCGCCTACGTCTGGGTTTGTGACGCCTTCTACGAGGTCGAGAGCGGCGGCTCGCCGATCGAGATCGACGGTGAGGAGATCCGGATCGCCTTCGAGTCGCCGATGGCTCGCGGCTTCGATACGCGCGAGGGGGCCCTCGACGCCGCCCGCGAGCACATCCGGACCCAGTTCGCCCGCATCGGCGTCGACGACGTGGAGATCGAGATCGAGGAGGAGCAGGCAGCCTAATCTTCGCCGTCCCAGCGCAGGCGGTCGTAGGTCATCCGGGACTCGCTGCCGAACGTCTCCTCGAACTTCCGCCGGATCGCGGTCTTCTCGCCGGCGCCGATCTTCGCCAGTTCGTCGGCCTTCCCGATAGCCTCCGGCGGCCCGCGCTCGGTGGCGACTTCGCTGAGT
It includes:
- a CDS encoding DoxX family protein translates to MTRHFGPRALGLAVLLAVIPGQVSAHVRYVTPGEGRERLAELLGAVAGDPLALALLSGGGIGVAVAVLGWLRLRPLRIDLAVLRGTLRSYDDLLPWLARLAIGLPMVGAGFTGYLFSPAATADVLGVPGPAVRLFGIAVGFLLVFGFATRISAAAGLAGYLVGLALSPALLLLAFEYVPGFVAIMLLGGGRPSADHVFSRLADADGTVYRRVDPVRETLAPVGKALAARDGLVPVVVRVGLGVSFVYLGVVQKLLMPGQALGVVTKYDLTAVVPVSPELWVVGAGLTEAALGVALALGLFTRAGCGVAIAMFTTTLFGLPDDPVLAHISLFGLVSMLVITGGGAYSLDRRLADRFGTERHDEWSGGAAPSAD
- a CDS encoding archease translates to MGSFELREHTADVAVAATGNTLGEVFAAVADGLTSAMCEEWPAPDDPAGGARHELRVESEGPEAALYDYLDQLIYERDVAAVLPVDNAATVDGDGGAWVVDASYRGVALSAVVAREVKAVTYSEMRLESVDGGWEAYVVFDV
- a CDS encoding DUF502 domain-containing protein; the encoded protein is MDESDLRMDQRVRKSTRETLRESFITGLAVVVPMLVTVIVLAVAFQYVYDYLSLFAQGIVAADEEIMLPVIGDIPVGVFVIQLVTPVILLVIIMVVGIFTNTTKWGERAVDYFDYFISQIPAVGGVYDSFRQMSDVMLESDTQSFRDVKLVEFPHEGAYTLGFVTTETPSSLSDPAGHAEMLTLFLPLAPNPVMGGHLVHMPADRVMDVEMTVEEGIRAIVTSGVAVAGSDGATSNGMSEEQLRDLAGVEHADQQFDPEKESPSVRRSDPVSTERPDTYDESVEPARATTPDDIARRERPEAEGPAADADTPAERAHGVDTDDASVTPAEEAGRYANEADSTEQRPAEMADRAAENRESTEERPAEMADRAAKNRESTEERPAEMADREERNRESTEARPAALADREETDRDDTEQRPAEEANDDRGGRN
- a CDS encoding universal stress protein, producing MYGRVLVPTDGSDHSRAAAEHAMDLAAQFDASVDALFVVEQAGPSGHWDFEVEKQEAVGERALDGVAELGAERGVPVERHLRRGVPAEEIVDAADDYGVDLIVMGTQGRTGFARIASAGSTTERVVRLTGVPTTVVGGAGVGEE
- a CDS encoding nitroreductase family protein; this translates as MEFDDAVLTRRSVHEYSDEPVDDDTIEAVFEQVRYSPSSFNLQPWEFLVLTEDGNRERLQEVAYGQEHVTDAPVAIAVLANTDPSTHGEAVAEDQLRKGYLPTEEAKENLLETFEGMAERDEETNRTWATNSTALAAMTLMHAARAQGLSTCPIGGFDPDALHDAFDIDEQYEPVMLVTMGHAAPNAEDTNSPRKFRRTVDDIVHREEFEPTAAELDDEPVTESYATQ
- a CDS encoding universal stress protein, with amino-acid sequence MTKRILVAYDGTPQAEEALEFVAEEWGEHDITLLYVINPVEAGYSAGVGIPSGGEEWFEQAQEEAAELFEEAEADFDGDLRTETAVGRPPQAIVEVAAGESEDVDAPEFDHLVIGSHGRTGVSRMILGSVAEKVVRESPIPVTVVR
- a CDS encoding PQQ-binding-like beta-propeller repeat protein, with amino-acid sequence MTYSRRTVLRGLSAAAFAGAAIGAETRTVEATDHPWSQTNRGPRQTTYRAAAGGPVDRGFAWEQTDRSGTGPSGFARMGVTDGEQAYLAGEGLYALDPTTGEIAWNALTDEDTTTRAPPLVRDETLYYAVDGGEFGALDTANGDSRWTLSLHEEAKPWGLTSRGGTVYVSGYLLGDSSRNGYLAAVDTTEQDVEWEATPADWISPMAVGPDRLFGTVNFGSFQARDRSTGERLWQVEFPSEGIVYAPALGEEGCFVPRQGGLTLVSRDGEPLWNASTQGYGPDSPVLTDELAIVAYTNGPSKATARLTAFERTTGEVRWTVQADERSFRKPVAVGDTVYVGARSGRLFAYAVDSGERRWVAESDVTHPTASLIVGDTAVVATQTGGTVYGLRADGTELPNATVDGPDTALAGREVTFDASGSTDPDGSVERYEWTIYRSPRYGDEYEEVGTATGETLTRTFDKEGRYDLLLRAVDDEGLSARVQHRIDVQPIRLELSRESLVPESGLVERLPGVPFTATFAVRNNGGRAVNATLSLSLPDSLPVQEHTDADGTWTGGGWEWESIAPGGSQTVSLTLAPPENADTGQHSVGATLRTDPGGTLAEQEYRLTIVGEATTVRDQFVGDDGSVTATQVQQALAYWEADQIVGGTGGETVSDQLLLELIRMYRNGGGA
- a CDS encoding ATP-binding protein → MSDSGDLGDFTDFDGGDDDPAANGAGDDAGTADGAASVGGDTGDADTDADFERYDAEPAGSDAGLGTVSVSQGLRVSQDGDETRLRAFITTGNRESVRLGSYLLVPYPDDETLFCSIAALEYAQEFQSDDATEIHARRQMRREGFEERDYKFMAELEPVAVIYEEGGELKRRMTDRVPKPGALAREAADEEQIKTGLKIPGDGVFLGHLSVGGEKVRTAAEPPTVDYRVKDDYAEGDPLVFRHTLVAGGTGSGKTHASKNVLRQYLAEDRSYPMDDGRAVSPAVVQFDPQDEYAQMHDDNPGMSDQFARQLDREGIAHGGHDDTIALVPVEDGVSYGGENHRAEQVRFTIPFSVVDEYDMPWLVAGGGLNDNQYPALLTLLNRFFSDYGHNGTYQQFLSYLDDPGLQEELHESGRVHEATFDAVKRRVRGIPNGIFDQDARPITELDHELVRPGGLTVVPTYHLSTSRAKEMFVLAVSSLLVDDKLSNSPNSERIKETPLVLGMDEAHNFLSNADNVQAQKVVQKFTEAAKQGRKERLGLFLITQDPQDIAEPVFKQVNSKVVLNLGDEDAISSVNIPSALAQKVPYMEKGQMVVYSPDNSEPVELIGLSECVTRHGE
- a CDS encoding DUF7113 family protein codes for the protein MIHVHGSGGGTALTGTVFERGEEPPSYKGAPDEDAAYVWVCDAFYEVESGGSPIEIDGEEIRIAFESPMARGFDTREGALDAAREHIRTQFARIGVDDVEIEIEEEQAA